The Bacillus sp. NEB1478 genome contains the following window.
TTCCACAGTAATGCCCAGTTTATCCACGTTATTTTCAATAATTCCACGTTAAAGTCTAATATATCCACGTTATTTCAGATATTTCCACGAAACTCAAAAATTTACGTTTTCTAACACAAAAAAAAGACCCAAAAGATGAGTAGATCTTCTTTTGGGTCTTTCTCTTTTCCATTTATCTTCTTCTGTTTCTGCTGCGGTTACGCAAGAACGTTGGGATATCCAGCGTTTCAGAATCAGCGTTTGAATACGATGAGTTTCTAGACTCTGATTGATTTTCCTCACGTGATTGAGGTTGTGACTGTGATTGAGTTGGATTAGAGTTAGTTTGGTGTAAATTTTGAGAGGACTGCATTTTTGGACGCTGCTCTCTTTGTTGGTTGTTTACCAATTTTTCATTCTCATCAAATCCAGTTGCAATTACAGTAACTAAAATTTCATCTTTAAGCTCTTCATTGATTACTGACCCAAAGATCATGTTTACTTCAGGATCAGATGCAGAAGAAACAATGTCAGCAGCTTCATTCACTTCATAAAGGCTTAGGTTAGCTCCACCTGTAATGTTCATCAATACACCTTTTGCCCCATCGATTGAAGTTTCAAGAAGTGGAGATGAAATCGCTTTTTTAGCTGCTTCAGCTGCACGATTTTCACCTGTTCCAACACCGATACCCATAAGTGCAGAACCGCGCTCTGTCATAATTGTTTTAACATCAGCAAAGTCAAGGTTGATTAATCCTGGTACAGCGATTAAATCAGAAATACCTTGTACACCTTGTCGTAAAACATTATCCGCTTCACGGAATGCTTCTAGCATCGGAGTATTTTTATCAACGATTTCTAATAGACGGTCATTTGGGATAACGATCAATGTATCTACTTTTTCTTTTAGAACAGAAATTCCGCCAACTGCCTGCGTAGAACGTTTGCGGCCTTCGAATGTGAATGGACGAGTCACTACTCCAACAGTAAGTGCTCCTAAATCTTTTGCGATTTCAGCTACTACTGGTGCAGCACCGGTACCAGTACCTCCACCCATTCCAGCAGTTACGAATACCATATCAGCACCAGCAAGTGCTTCTTCGATTTGTTCACGGCTTTCTTCAGCCGCTTTTTTACCGATATCCGGATTAGCACCAGCGCCTAACCCTCTTGTCAACTTTGTTCCGATTTGCATCTTCACAGGAGCTTTTGAAAGGTTTAGAGCTTGAGCATCCGTATTTACACAGATGAACTCCACTCCTTGTACTCCATGTTCAATCATTCGGTTAACAGCATTGCTTCCGCCGCCGCCAACACCAATTACTTTAATCGTTGCTAACTGAT
Protein-coding sequences here:
- the ftsZ gene encoding cell division protein FtsZ, whose product is MLEFDMNMDQLATIKVIGVGGGGSNAVNRMIEHGVQGVEFICVNTDAQALNLSKAPVKMQIGTKLTRGLGAGANPDIGKKAAEESREQIEEALAGADMVFVTAGMGGGTGTGAAPVVAEIAKDLGALTVGVVTRPFTFEGRKRSTQAVGGISVLKEKVDTLIVIPNDRLLEIVDKNTPMLEAFREADNVLRQGVQGISDLIAVPGLINLDFADVKTIMTERGSALMGIGVGTGENRAAEAAKKAISSPLLETSIDGAKGVLMNITGGANLSLYEVNEAADIVSSASDPEVNMIFGSVINEELKDEILVTVIATGFDENEKLVNNQQREQRPKMQSSQNLHQTNSNPTQSQSQPQSREENQSESRNSSYSNADSETLDIPTFLRNRSRNRRR